In Trueperella pecoris, the DNA window CACAGCCGCCGGCGGCCCCGCTTCACATCGCACCTTTCCGCTCCACATATGTAGGGTGGGGGCATGGAACATGACATCGTGGTTCACGCGTGGGCTGACATCGCCTGCCCGTGGTGCTGGATCGGAAAGCAGCGCCTCCAGAAGGGGATTGAGGAATCGGGCCAGAAGGTCGCGGTTGAATACCACTCGTATCAGCTGCGCCCCGACGCGCCGACCTCTCCGACCGGCCCCTACGCCGAGTCGTTCGCGGAGGCGAAGGGATTCACGTTGGCCAAGGTCCACGAGTCGTTACAGACGACCGCGGAGCTTGCCGCCGCTGAAGGGCTGACGATGAATTGGGCCGAGGCGAGCGCGGTCAATACTTTCCTCGCCCACCAGCTGGTGTATGCGGCGAAAGCCCGTGGCACGACGCCGGAGGAGTCGGCTCTTCTTGGCGCGAAGGCGCTCGAGCGCCTTTACGTCGCCCATTTCACCGAGGCTCGCAACGTGGCCGACACCGACACCCTTGTCGAGGTTGCCGAGGAGCTGGGCATGGATCCGTCCGAGGTTTCCGACGAGCTCGAGTCGGGCGAGTATGCCGACGCCGTCCGCGCCGACATCCGCGATGCCCGAGCCCTGGGCATCCAGGGCGTTCCCTTCTACGTCGTGGGCGGGAAGTTTGGAATCTCTGGTGCCCAGCCGGTTGAGGTCTTTTCAGACACGATCAAGCGAGCCGTGGCCGAGCTGCAGGTGGCTCACGCCCAGGAGGTCCCGCTCGACTAGCGCCTCACCGACGTGAGCCCCCGGGATTTTCGACATCGCCGCGCCCGAGGAGATGGAGTTCGGTCCCACCCGAGTGAGCCCCACCCGCGTGAGCCCGGGCGTTATTACCGGCGCGAGTGCAGCGCGGTTTGTTGCACGGCGAGGGTGTCGGCGAGCTCGTTGGCCGCGTCTCCCGAATGCCCGCGCACCCATTCGATGTCGGTCCGGCCGGTGCGGGCTTCGTAAAGGTTGACCATGCGCTCGATCAGTTCCCGGTTGAGCACCGGTTTTCCATCTGCCTTCTTCCACCCACGACGCCGCCACCCCGGCGCCCATTCTGTCATCGACTTAATCACGTAGGAAGAATCAGAACGAAGCAGAAGGTTGGCCTCGGGCCCAGCGAATTCCAGCGCGGAGATCATCGCCGTGAGCTCCATGATGTTATTGGTGGTCTTCGCTGCGCCACCAGCGCCGGTCTGCCCCGAGTACTGCTCTACCCATGCCCAACCGCCCGGGCCGGGGTTGCCTGAGCAGGAGCCATCGGTGGCAATTACAAGGTCGTAGCCCTCCTTGGGGCGTCCAATCTGAGTCATTCCATCAGCATACGTGACGCGCCCCGACACCCACGATTCTCGCCCGTGCCACCCGTGCCCGCACGATGCACCACGCACGGTCCGCCGCCCATCGGCACCCGGACCTACACCCACACCCATGTCAGCGGCGCGGGCGAACGTGACAAGCGAGACGGCGTCGTGCGCGAGGTACCTGCATATGGGCAACTCGGGTAATCTTGAATTGAGCAACGTGAGGAAGGTTAGAATGCTGCAACTCGAGGACTATAGGGACGCCATTTCGCTCTCGGAGCCGTTCCCCGCGCCGGTGGACGATACGCGTAGCACTTACGATCTGCTGATGACCGCACTCGGCGGCCTCAACAACAAGCACTACACGGGCACCGGCTCGATCGCCCACCTCTCAACCGACGAGGGCCTCCTCCGTTGGCTTCAGGCCGAACTCGCCCTGCGCGAGCCTGAGCCGTTGAACCCGGTCGCCTCGCGCGCAATCAACACGCTTCTCTACCGCCAGGTCGGCGAGCATGGCCGCGTCGAGGCCAATAACCTGCGCCGTGTGCACGATCTCCTGCCCGAAAACGACTTCGGCGCGTCCGCCGAGACCGTACTCTTCCGCGGAGATATGCGTCAGCTGGTGATCGACGCCGTCGTCAACACCGCCCTTCCCGATCTCACCGGATGCCGAATCCCACTCCACGGATGCCTCGACTCCGTGCTCCACGCCCAAGCCGGCCCGTGGATGCGTAGCGACTGCGCCAAAATTATGGAGCTTCAGGGCACCGCGACCGAGGATCCCGGCAACGCCAAGATCACGCGCGGCTACCGTTTGCCGGCCAAGTACGTCATTCATACTGTCGGCCCGAACGTCAAGGACGGCAAGATCGAGGATTCGGACCGCGAAGTCCTCTACAACTGCTACTGGAGCTCGCTCGAGCTCGCCCGCCACATGGAGGACGTGCGTTCGATCGCTTTCCCCGCAATCGCCACCGGCTACAACGCGTTCCCGATCCGCGAGGCTGCACAAATCGCCCTCGACGCCGTCAACACGTGGATGGACGCCAACAGCCAGCACCTCGACTTGGTCGTCTTCTCTGTGCACTCCGAGTCCGACGCGCTCACCTACGCCGATGTACTTAACACCTGGATTGACGACTAGGTAAATTTTCACGACGCCGTTCGGCCTCGTCAGATGCAAAAGCGTGTGGGCCGGAGACCCGCACGCTTAAAGGATCGCGATTATCGGAGGACTGCGCCTCGCGCGTTTCGCCGATCTAGCTTTCGCCGACTAGGCTTCTGCCTTCGTCTTACGGCCCTTGTAGAGGAAACCGTAGGCAGTCAGGCCGAGGCCCATGACGAAGAGGCCGATCCCAGCGAGCTTTGCCACCTCGCCCACGGCCTCGAGGGTCATGCCAGCTTCGAGGCCGGCGCGCTTCACGGCGGACTTTATGTGGGCGTAGATGTAGTGGTCGGCGAAGATTCGGGCCTGGTCGCCGGTCGTTACCGTCTGCCCGGCGACGGTCGGAGCAGGCCGGCGACGGTCCGAGCTCGCTTTCAGCCCGATCACCCGCTGATCACCCGTGCGCAAGCAGCGCCGGGGCCGTTTTCGACGAATGAGAAGCGACTACGACCGCCGCCCGGTCAGCCAAGCCAATGCCCTCACATCCGGAATCGGAAGGCGTCGACACCGAGCCGGGATGCCGGAGAAAACGAAACGCTGACAACCACTTTTCGTTGGTATGTCAGCGTTTTATCTGTGCTCGAGGGGGGAGTTGAACCCCCACGCCCTTTCGGGCACACGGACCTGAACCGTGCGCGTCTGCCTATTCCGCCACTCGAGCAAGTGCATTAGCGGCGTAGAACAGCCTACACGTATATCGGCGATCGTTCCAACTCGGCGCCGAGGCTTTCTCATGCATTTGATCACCACCACCTGTGGGCCGAGTGGAGCGGACTATCGGCAGCCGCGCGGGCCAGACGGCCGGCGACCAAAACCAGCCCGTCGCCTGATGACCTCACACATATGAAACGAGTAGTCTAAGAGTAGAGATGCTATGTCTTATGGCAGCTGACCCCGAAAGGATCACGATGAGCGCATTCGACAAGATTGAACGTGGCGTTGAGAACGCATTTGAGAACGTGTTTTCGCGCGCGTTTCGCTCTGACCTCAAGCCTGTCGAGTTGGCCTCGGGCATTAAGAAGTCGATGGATGATCGGGCGGCGGCCGTGAGCCGCGAGCGCGTCGTCGTGCCGAATGAGTTTGAGGTCGTCCTGGCACAGTCGGATTTTGACAAGCTCGAGGAATGGGGTGAGGAGGCGATGCGTGATGAGCTAATCGACGTCGCCACCACGTACGCACGCGAGCAGCGCTACACGTTCCTTGGCCCTGTCAAAGTGTCTTTCTCATTTAACGAGGATCTTTCGCGGGGGAAGTTGCTGGTGCGGGGCCGGTCTAAGCGTGGCCCGGTGGCGCCCGCAACCACGTCTGATGCGACACCCGAGAATCCCATCATTGAGGTCGACGGTGAGCGTTATTTGCTCACCGGCGCGGTGACGGTGATCGGCCGGGGTTCGTCGGCGGATATTGCGGTTGACGATGCCGGCGTCTCGCGTCGCCACCTGGAGTTGCGTGTCACCCCGGGCGGCGTGATCGCCACGGATCTTGATACAACGAACGGTAGCTACGTGGAGGGCCACAAGATCACGGCGGCGACGTTGCTTGATGGCAATACAATTACGATCGGCCACACGCGCATCATGTTTTGGACTACCCCGGAGATGCTATGAGCGCTTTTGTTGTTTCTCTGTTGCGCTTGGGCTTCCTCGCCCTTTTGTGGGTATTTATCTTTGCCGTGCTCGTCACGATTAAGAACGACCTGTTCGGCACGCGGGTTTCTTCCCGCTCGGGCCTGACCCGCTCGGGCCTCTCGCGTTCGTCATCGCGCGCGGGTGACCCGCGCGTGTCGTCGGCGCAGGCGGTGTCGGCCCGCTCGGGTCGGCACAATTCGCCGCTTCCCGTGCCGTCGAGTGCGCCGGCCCGCACGCACCTCGTGGTCAGTGGCGGCTCGTTGACGGGCAGCACGATTCCGTTGGGGACGAGCTCGGTCACGGTGGGGCGTTCACCCGATTCGGCCCTCGTGCTCGACGACGGCTATACCTCCGCTCGGCATGCGCGCTTCTTCATTCAGGGCGGGGAGTGGTTCGTGGAGGACCTGAATTCTACTAATGGCACATGGGTGGGCAGCGAGCGCATTTACGAGCCCACCCGTCTGACCTATGGCACGCCGGTGACCATTGGCAAAACTACGTTGGAGTTGCGTCGGTGACCATTTCTTTCCGCTATTCCGCGGCCTCAGACGTCGGCCTGATTCGTAAGTCGAATCAGGATGCCGGCTACGCCTCGACCAACCTCCTCGTTCTCGCGGACGGCATGGGTGGCGCTGCGGGTGGCGACGTGGCTTCGTCCATCGCTGTGGCCCACCTGGCCCAGATCGACGACGTCCACCAGGCCGAGGATCTCCTCCCGCTCTTGACGGACACGCTCGAGGCGGCCCACGCCGAGCTGATTCAATGCGCACAAGACAGCCCGGCTCTCGCCGGCCTGGGCACAACGTGTATTGCGATTTTGCGCGCGTCGAACAAGCTCGGGATGGTTCACGTCGGAGATTCGCGGGCCTACTTGCTGCGCGGCGATTCGTTAACCCAGATCACGCACGATCACACGCTGGTCCAGTACCTCGTCGACACCGGTGAGCTCACGCCCGAGGAGGCGGAGAATCATCCCAAGCGCAACGTGATTATGCGCAACATTGGGGATTCGCCGGAGCCTCTTGAGATTGATAAGTCGATCCGTGAGGCGATCCCGGGCGACCGCTGGCTGCTGTGTTCGGACGGGCTCTTCGGCGTCGTGTCCAAGGAGCGAATCGCCAAGACCTTGCGGGATTTTTCGGATCTGGATGCGTGCGCCCAGCGTCTGGTCGATCTTGCCTTAGCCGCCGGCGCCCCGGATAACGTCACCGTGGTTGTGGCGGACGTCGCGTCGAACGACGCCGTTTCCCCAGCTCCCCCCGTGATCGTCGGCTCGGCCGCGATCGACGCGCAAAAGCCCACCCGTGGCTCAGATTCGGCGGCGGGTAAGATGGCCGCGCTTCGGCGTCGTGAACCGGATGCTGAGGACGTTGAGGAAAGACGCGGCCCGAGCCCTTGGGCGCGGGTGGCAGCCATCGGCGCGTTGATTGCGCTGGTGGTAGGCGGCGTTTTCGCCTCCTATGCGTGGAGCCAAACCCAGTATTTTGTTGCCGAATCGGCGGGCAAGATCGCGATCTTTAAGGGCGTTCCCCAGGATGTGGGGCCGCTGAAGCTGTCGAGCCTGTACGAGACGTCGGACGTGGAGGTCGCCGATTTGAGCGCGGTTGCGCGCGAACGAATCGGTGAACCTATCACGCGCGCTTCCTTGGCGGAGGCACGCAAGGTGGTCAGCGACTTGTCGGCCCAGAAGCGGGTCGTACCAACCGAGCCCACCACCCAACCGACGGATGGGCCGAGCGCCTTCCCGACGACGTCGACGGCCAGCCCGTCACCCGACGCGCCGGCGCTTCACAGCACTCCCATCCCCCTGCCCACTGACCCAACAACCGCCAAGGATGTCCAATGAGTGTGGTCACTCAAAGCGGCGCACGCACCGGGCGGATGCGCGAACTCGGCCTTCTGACACTCGCCCTCGGGGTGTGTCTGCTGGCGTGGATCCTCGTCTATCAGGGTGTGAGCGTGGAGAGAGCCGGCGCCTTGCCGGAGAAGTTCTGGCTCGTCGCCGGGGTTTCGGGCGGGCTGATCCTCGTTGCCCATGTGTTGATTCGTTGGCAGGCTCCGTGGGCGGACCCGATCTTTTTCCCCGCGGCCGTCCTGTTGACCGGCCTGGGCCTTGTCATGATTGAACGCATCGACTATTCGCTGGCGGCGCGCGGCAAAGGCACGGTGGTTGATGGGCAAATGATGCTCGCCGCCGTCGGCATCGTACTCATGACGGCAACCGCCCTCGCTCTGCGCAACCATCGCTCCTTGCGGCGCATCACCTACATTTCGCTGATCCTCGGCACGATACTGCTTCTGCTTCCGATGGTGCCCGGCATCGGCCGGTCGAACTATGGAGCCCGCATCTGGATTAACGTTCTCGGTTTCTCCTACCAGCCGGCCGAACTGGCAAAGATCTTCTTCGCAATTTTCTTCGCCGGCTACCTCGTCAGCCAGCGTGACAACCTCGCACTGGCCGGGAAGAAAATCCTCGGCATCCAGTTGCCGCGCGGGCGTCACTTTGGCCCACTGCTCGTGGGCTGGATGGGTTGCATGATCATCCTCGCGCTTGAGAAGGATTTCGGCACGGCGCTGCTGTTCTTTGGCCTTTTCGTGGCGATGCTGTACGTGGCGACCGAGCGCGTCTCGTGGCTCATTATCGGCGGCCTGCTGACGGCCGTGGGCGTGTACTTCCTCGTGCAGGTCATGCCCCACATTCAGGCCCGCTTTGACATCTGGCTTCATGCCCTCGACCAGGATGTTTATCAGGCCCAGTACGGGTCATGGCAGATCGTCCAAGGCTGGTTCGGCATGGCCTCCGGCGGACTGTTCGGAACGGGCCTTGGCCAGGGCTATCCGGGCAATACTTTCGCCGCCAACTCCGACCTCATCGTCGCCTCCTTCGGCGAGGAGATCGGCCTGATTGGTCTGTTGGCAATCTTCACGGTCTATCTCCTGTTTGTCTCGCGCGCGATCAAAACCGCCCTCGACCTTCGCGACGGCTTCGGCAAGCTGCTCGCTTCCGGCCTCGGCTTCGCGATCGGACTGCAGTGCTTCATCGTGGCGGGCGGAGTCACCGGCGTCATCCCACTGACCGGCCTCGCCATCCCCTTCCTGGCCCACGGCGGCTCAGCCCTCCTGACGAACTGGATCATCATCGGTCTCCTCATTCGCATGTCCGACGCCGCCCGCCGTCCCTACATCCCGGCATCCTCCCCGCTGCCTTCGCTACCCGACAGCCCCGACTCCCCAGACGAGGCCGACGACGGCGTCGCGGATCTTCCCGCCGATGAAAACGGCGAGGCACAAGAGGACCAGGTCGAGGCGGAAACCGACGCCGACCGATACCCGACGGAGGTGGTCCGGTGAATCCGCCGCTGCGCAGACTCAGCATCGTCGTCATCATCATGTTCCTCACGCTCATGGTGGCAGCGACTCTCATCCAATTCGTGCGTGCTCCCTCCCTCAACGCGGACGAACGCAACGCGCGCACCCTCTACCGCGAGTACGGTGTGGACCGCGGGCCCATCATCGTCGCCGGCGATCCCATCACCGGTTCTACACCCATCGAATCTCCCTACAATTACCTGCGCACCTACGCCCAGCCGGAGCTCTACGCCCCGATCACGGGATACTTTTCCGTGATCCACAATTCGTTGACCGGCATCGAGCGTGCGGAAAACGGGGTCCTTGGCGGGAGCGACGATCGACTCACCCCACAGCGCCTCGAAGAGCTCATCACCGGAACCGACCCCAAGGGCGGAGCCGTCTCGCTCACAATTAATCCTGCTGCCCAGAAGGCCGCCTGGGATGCGCTGGGAAAGCGGCAAGGCGCCGTCGTCGCCATCGAGCCGTCCACCGGAAAGATCCTTGCCCTCGTCTCCAAGCCGTCTTTCGATCCCAACCCGCTCGCCTCACACGATCGCGCAACCGCCACCCAAGCATGGGAGCAATACTCGGCCGATCCCGCCAAGCCGCTCCTTAACCGCGCCATCGGCGATGACCTGTACGCACCCGGATCCGTCTTCAAGATGATTACGGCGGCGGCCATGGTCGAAGGCGGGCTGAACGCCGACAGCATGGTCGAGGCCCCCTACACCTATTCCCCGCCGGGGACCTCCCACGAAATCTTCAACCCCCTCAAGCATCAGTGCGGCGACGGGTCCGGGCAGGTCCCCCTGCGCGTGGCCTTCACCGAATCGTGCAACACGGCATTCGCCATCGGTGGCATCAACGCCGGCGCCGCGAAGATGCAGGCGCTGGCCAAGGCTTTCGGCTTCGGACAAGATCTCAACATTCCGTTGCGTGTGCGTCCCTCCCAGTTCCCCGACCCCGCCGACAAGGCCGCCCTGGCGATGGACTCCTTTGGACAGCGTGACATTCTTACCTCGCCGCTCCAAATGGCCATGGTCGCCTCCGCGATCGCCAACCATGGCACGCTCATGAAGCCCTACCTCGTGGATCAGACCTTCACCGCTGACCTCGGCGTTCTATCCACGACGTCGCCCTCCGAATTCAGCAAACCCATCTCAGCCACGACGGCGGGAGAGTTGCAGAAGATGATGGTCGACGTCGTCAACAAGGGGACCGGCGCCTACGCCGCCCTCAGCTACGTTCAAGTCGCGGGCAAGACCGGCACCGCCGAGCTCGGCCCCGACATTCCGCCCCACGGATGGTTTGCTGGCTTCGACGCCACGGACAACCCGCGCGTCGCCGTCGCCGTGCTCGTCATCAACGGCGGAGACGGCGGCCAGAACGCCGGCCCCGTCGCGCGTGCCGTCATCGACGCGGTGGTTGGCCGATGACCACATTTATTTGTAACCGGATTGTGACCTCTTAAGTTGGCAGTTTTGCGCTACATTCAGGCAGTATGTTGAGAGTGCATTGTGCACAGGGAAAGGAAAGTTCGGCATGGCTGATATACCACGCATCCTAGGCGATCGTTACGAGGTCGGTGATCTCATCGGTCGCGGAGGCATGGCGCAGGTGCATCTTGGTTACGACACCCGCCTCTCTCGTACGGTTGCCATCAAGGTACTGCGCACCGATCACGCGCAAGATCCCACGTTCATCGCCCGGTTCCGCCGCGAAGCCCAGTCTGCTGCCGCGCTCAACCACCCGTCCATCGTGGCGGTATATGACACCGGTGAAGAAACCGTCCTTTCAGAGGCCGGCCGCACTCTCTCGTTGCCCTACATCGTCATGGAATACGTCAAGGGCCGCACCGTCTCCCAGCTGCTGAGCAATGGGGACGCGCTCCCGATTGACGAAGCCGTCCAGATCGTCGTCGGCGTTCTGTCCGCGCTCGAATATTCCCATCGCGAGAATATCGTCCACCGCGACATTAAGCCGGGCAACATCATGTTGACGCCCGACGGCAAGGTCAAGGTCATGGACTTCGGCATCGCGCGCGCAATCGCCGATTCCTCGGCCACCATGACCCAAACAAATTCCGTCGTCGGTACTGCCCAATACCTCTCGCCCGAGCAGGCCCGCGGCGAGGTCGTCGATGCCCGCTCGGATCTGTATTCCACCGGCTGCCTCCTCTTCGAGCTACTCACCGGGCAGCCTCCCTTCCGCGGCGACTCCGCGGTGGCCGTCGCCTACCAGCATGTCTCTCAGCAGCCCCCGACGCCGACGTCGATCGCTCCCGATATCCCCGAGGCGCTCGATCGTGTGGTGACCAAGTCTCTCGCCAAACGACGCGAGGACCGCTACCAGAGCGCAGCCGCGATGCGTTCCGACCTCCTCGCCGCCATTCACGGCGACGAAGTATCCGCGCCCGCCGTCGGCCATTGGCAGACCCAGGTGATCGCGGCACCGACACAAATCGCGCCCGCCACGCCGCCCGTCGTGCCAACACCGGGCGGAACGACCATGACCCAGACCAGCATGGTGCCCGTTAACAATGAGGCCAAGCGCAACCGTCTGTTCTTCGTCCTCGGCACGATCCTACTCATCATCGCTCTGGCGGGCATTGGCTACGCGATCATCAATGCGACGAGCAATCCCTCCACCACCGAGACCACGAAGATCCAGACCACCGTTCCCGACCTGACCGGCATGAACGAGGCCCAGGTTCGTGCCGCTCTCACCGACCACAAGCTCGTGCTCAACGTGGGCGACCCGGTCGAGGATGACAAGATTGCCCAAGGCATCTACGTCTCGTCCAACCCTCCGATTAACGCCAACGTCGACGAAGGCACGAGCGTCACCGTCCACTTCTCCTCCGGCGTCGGAAAGACTGAGGTTCCCGACGTCGCCAACGGCTCCTATACCCAGGACCAAGCCAAGAAGACCCTCGAAGGTCTCGGGCTCCGTGTGGGACGCGTCGACACCAAGGATGTTCCCGGCCTTGCCAAGGATACCGTCGCCGAAACCTCCCCCGAGGCCGGCACCCAGGTCGAACGCGGTAGCCAAGTCAACCTCGTCGTCGCCTCCGGTGACGTGGTCCTCACCGACGTCCGCGGCCTCGACGTCAAAGAGGCCGAGCGCGTCCTGAGCGAGGATCTCAAGATCCGCTCCATTTCGATCACCGAGACCGAAACCTCCGACGCCCTTCCCGGCACCGTCATCTCCATGACGCCCGGCCCTGGAAAGATTCCTTACAACGAGCGCGTCGAGATCGTCGTTGCCAAGGCTCCTACCCCGGTCCCGACGCCGACGCCGTTGCCCACCTTCCCCAGCCCGGCTAACCCCACAACGGATGAGCCGACTGTGGATAATCGAGGCAGCGGACGCTAACGGGCGTAGTTAATACAGAAAATGCGCAGTGCACTGGCACTGCGCATTTTCATGCCAGCTCACTGTCCTGGCCCGAGTCACGGCCACAGCTGACTGCCGCGGTGAGAGCCGTCCACAACCAAGCGCCGTGGCCAGCGCGGAACCGGGATGACGGCGTCGTTAACCGCTAATCGTGTTGTCAACCAGCTTGGTGTTTTCCAAAATCCACGGAAATGCGAACTCGAATAAGAGATAGATAATCCCCAGGATGAGGATGAGAGCCTCGATCACCTTCAGCCACGTGGGTCCTGGAAGCGCACGCCAAATAGCCGCATACATTTATTTTGCTCCTTCAGTAGAGGGCTTCTTCGCCGGATCGACGAGCGCTTCCGGCAACCCATCCGCTCGCTTCGTCCAGTAATCAAATTCCGCGTGGACGATCCAACGCTCGTTGGAAACAAAGGGAGGGTGACACGTCGTGATCGTAAGGAGCCGGCGCGTCGGCTCACCGACAGCCCCTCCATTCTTCATCGCGTCAAACGCCATGAATGGATCCGGAGCAATCGTCCAGATCGCGGTGGGATCCACAATCTCTTCGTCGATCATCTTGTATACAAGGAAGGTATCCTCAGTCTCGACGACGATCGGGTCGCCAACCTTGAGGTCAGGCACCCGCAACATCGGCGCACCGTAGGTCTGCCTGTGCGCGGCCGTGGAGAAGTTGCCGACCTGGCCGGGGAAGGCAGCGCCATCGTAGCGGCCGAACGATCCTTTATCGAGCACCTTCGAAAGCGACGTCCCGTTCTGGATGGTATAGGCGTAGTCATAGCCGAAGGCCGGGATACGCATAATTCCGAGGATCTCATTCTCCCCCGTGGGCCCAGTCCACTCCGGTGGCGGCCCCTCTTGCGGCTTGGCGATTCCATTGTCTTCAACCGTAATCGGGCCGCCGAACTTCTTCTGGAGCGTACTGATCGTTGCGGCCTGCTCACGGTTAGCCTCAATATCCGTCCACCACACCTGCCAAACGATGAACAATCCGATGAGCACTCCAGCGGTAATCAGTAACTCGCCAATGACGCCGAGAATCCGATTCAAAAGGGACGGCTTTTTCTGCGCGGGCATTCGTTTATGTGCTTGCGACATTCTTGACCCTTCACGTGAATAATTAACTAATGAGTAGCTTAGCCCATCACCTCCGCACACCCCAGAACAGTCGATGACACCCTCCGTATTGATTCCCGTTTTTCCCTGTGGCCGTATAGGATTTGGGGGTAAGTTCCATACATAAAGGATGAACGATGCCCGAATCGAAAAAGCGCAAGAAGGTAGTTGAGCGCC includes these proteins:
- a CDS encoding ribonuclease H family protein — its product is MTQIGRPKEGYDLVIATDGSCSGNPGPGGWAWVEQYSGQTGAGGAAKTTNNIMELTAMISALEFAGPEANLLLRSDSSYVIKSMTEWAPGWRRRGWKKADGKPVLNRELIERMVNLYEARTGRTDIEWVRGHSGDAANELADTLAVQQTALHSRR
- a CDS encoding FHA domain-containing protein FhaB/FipA — its product is MSAFVVSLLRLGFLALLWVFIFAVLVTIKNDLFGTRVSSRSGLTRSGLSRSSSRAGDPRVSSAQAVSARSGRHNSPLPVPSSAPARTHLVVSGGSLTGSTIPLGTSSVTVGRSPDSALVLDDGYTSARHARFFIQGGEWFVEDLNSTNGTWVGSERIYEPTRLTYGTPVTIGKTTLELRR
- a CDS encoding protein phosphatase 2C domain-containing protein; the protein is MTISFRYSAASDVGLIRKSNQDAGYASTNLLVLADGMGGAAGGDVASSIAVAHLAQIDDVHQAEDLLPLLTDTLEAAHAELIQCAQDSPALAGLGTTCIAILRASNKLGMVHVGDSRAYLLRGDSLTQITHDHTLVQYLVDTGELTPEEAENHPKRNVIMRNIGDSPEPLEIDKSIREAIPGDRWLLCSDGLFGVVSKERIAKTLRDFSDLDACAQRLVDLALAAGAPDNVTVVVADVASNDAVSPAPPVIVGSAAIDAQKPTRGSDSAAGKMAALRRREPDAEDVEERRGPSPWARVAAIGALIALVVGGVFASYAWSQTQYFVAESAGKIAIFKGVPQDVGPLKLSSLYETSDVEVADLSAVARERIGEPITRASLAEARKVVSDLSAQKRVVPTEPTTQPTDGPSAFPTTSTASPSPDAPALHSTPIPLPTDPTTAKDVQ
- a CDS encoding peptidoglycan D,D-transpeptidase FtsI family protein, whose protein sequence is MNPPLRRLSIVVIIMFLTLMVAATLIQFVRAPSLNADERNARTLYREYGVDRGPIIVAGDPITGSTPIESPYNYLRTYAQPELYAPITGYFSVIHNSLTGIERAENGVLGGSDDRLTPQRLEELITGTDPKGGAVSLTINPAAQKAAWDALGKRQGAVVAIEPSTGKILALVSKPSFDPNPLASHDRATATQAWEQYSADPAKPLLNRAIGDDLYAPGSVFKMITAAAMVEGGLNADSMVEAPYTYSPPGTSHEIFNPLKHQCGDGSGQVPLRVAFTESCNTAFAIGGINAGAAKMQALAKAFGFGQDLNIPLRVRPSQFPDPADKAALAMDSFGQRDILTSPLQMAMVASAIANHGTLMKPYLVDQTFTADLGVLSTTSPSEFSKPISATTAGELQKMMVDVVNKGTGAYAALSYVQVAGKTGTAELGPDIPPHGWFAGFDATDNPRVAVAVLVINGGDGGQNAGPVARAVIDAVVGR
- the pknB gene encoding Stk1 family PASTA domain-containing Ser/Thr kinase, encoding MADIPRILGDRYEVGDLIGRGGMAQVHLGYDTRLSRTVAIKVLRTDHAQDPTFIARFRREAQSAAALNHPSIVAVYDTGEETVLSEAGRTLSLPYIVMEYVKGRTVSQLLSNGDALPIDEAVQIVVGVLSALEYSHRENIVHRDIKPGNIMLTPDGKVKVMDFGIARAIADSSATMTQTNSVVGTAQYLSPEQARGEVVDARSDLYSTGCLLFELLTGQPPFRGDSAVAVAYQHVSQQPPTPTSIAPDIPEALDRVVTKSLAKRREDRYQSAAAMRSDLLAAIHGDEVSAPAVGHWQTQVIAAPTQIAPATPPVVPTPGGTTMTQTSMVPVNNEAKRNRLFFVLGTILLIIALAGIGYAIINATSNPSTTETTKIQTTVPDLTGMNEAQVRAALTDHKLVLNVGDPVEDDKIAQGIYVSSNPPINANVDEGTSVTVHFSSGVGKTEVPDVANGSYTQDQAKKTLEGLGLRVGRVDTKDVPGLAKDTVAETSPEAGTQVERGSQVNLVVASGDVVLTDVRGLDVKEAERVLSEDLKIRSISITETETSDALPGTVISMTPGPGKIPYNERVEIVVAKAPTPVPTPTPLPTFPSPANPTTDEPTVDNRGSGR
- a CDS encoding DsbA family oxidoreductase, translated to MEHDIVVHAWADIACPWCWIGKQRLQKGIEESGQKVAVEYHSYQLRPDAPTSPTGPYAESFAEAKGFTLAKVHESLQTTAELAAAEGLTMNWAEASAVNTFLAHQLVYAAKARGTTPEESALLGAKALERLYVAHFTEARNVADTDTLVEVAEELGMDPSEVSDELESGEYADAVRADIRDARALGIQGVPFYVVGGKFGISGAQPVEVFSDTIKRAVAELQVAHAQEVPLD
- a CDS encoding FhaA domain-containing protein, whose product is MSAFDKIERGVENAFENVFSRAFRSDLKPVELASGIKKSMDDRAAAVSRERVVVPNEFEVVLAQSDFDKLEEWGEEAMRDELIDVATTYAREQRYTFLGPVKVSFSFNEDLSRGKLLVRGRSKRGPVAPATTSDATPENPIIEVDGERYLLTGAVTVIGRGSSADIAVDDAGVSRRHLELRVTPGGVIATDLDTTNGSYVEGHKITAATLLDGNTITIGHTRIMFWTTPEML
- a CDS encoding macro domain-containing protein, whose protein sequence is MLQLEDYRDAISLSEPFPAPVDDTRSTYDLLMTALGGLNNKHYTGTGSIAHLSTDEGLLRWLQAELALREPEPLNPVASRAINTLLYRQVGEHGRVEANNLRRVHDLLPENDFGASAETVLFRGDMRQLVIDAVVNTALPDLTGCRIPLHGCLDSVLHAQAGPWMRSDCAKIMELQGTATEDPGNAKITRGYRLPAKYVIHTVGPNVKDGKIEDSDREVLYNCYWSSLELARHMEDVRSIAFPAIATGYNAFPIREAAQIALDAVNTWMDANSQHLDLVVFSVHSESDALTYADVLNTWIDD
- a CDS encoding FtsW/RodA/SpoVE family cell cycle protein, which gives rise to MSVVTQSGARTGRMRELGLLTLALGVCLLAWILVYQGVSVERAGALPEKFWLVAGVSGGLILVAHVLIRWQAPWADPIFFPAAVLLTGLGLVMIERIDYSLAARGKGTVVDGQMMLAAVGIVLMTATALALRNHRSLRRITYISLILGTILLLLPMVPGIGRSNYGARIWINVLGFSYQPAELAKIFFAIFFAGYLVSQRDNLALAGKKILGIQLPRGRHFGPLLVGWMGCMIILALEKDFGTALLFFGLFVAMLYVATERVSWLIIGGLLTAVGVYFLVQVMPHIQARFDIWLHALDQDVYQAQYGSWQIVQGWFGMASGGLFGTGLGQGYPGNTFAANSDLIVASFGEEIGLIGLLAIFTVYLLFVSRAIKTALDLRDGFGKLLASGLGFAIGLQCFIVAGGVTGVIPLTGLAIPFLAHGGSALLTNWIIIGLLIRMSDAARRPYIPASSPLPSLPDSPDSPDEADDGVADLPADENGEAQEDQVEAETDADRYPTEVVR